A stretch of Plutella xylostella chromosome 10, ilPluXylo3.1, whole genome shotgun sequence DNA encodes these proteins:
- the LOC125489055 gene encoding uncharacterized protein LOC125489055 encodes MTKLSYLLLVWAICECVLSEDDKNSFVDTYEFSPVFGSGPLSLASSPVSSQILQLDTSQYPQHFDTVVSSSIDSIQKRAAPRDRSFSPERFGFNPIASQAFLSTVKPKSPPPRPQQYREPAPLQYIRVPLQYDIKTEHDPVYKIYKTEENGQQEILSSLKQNPAVSSYFKPGAINAEVSHPATYRRDADDNSESVENYRPNAYVAGAGRIRRYSDGRKRQHRRESSDEEDSAEDTDHYRAEYVAKPKAFDSELYSGDYKEDKEKEDDNPYDYDSGYDHKEYERIKDLSEKQAAEIKQNKGNCVDVVKDGMRCTTCKDKKTGGNFESCSYVAEPKNNKYAYSKERKFDSNDEPEGEPAAEEEPRGEGRRDSTAPQKFAKLSSAPEQDSPDSTEKYQRYYSDSPQQDSERAQARDDDASEEKTSDESLTKPYNYKQALPGFYSDNEPKKDVEHVLAEFKKKDRSSCKKVQKNGMTCFQCIDKSGQKNEECMYVSESAPQRSHLAYQELKEFTSRPATLSGNDEAESRIVTTNAPLPLKSAAYVAANDSYGRKLKRKKAVAVTAAPAPASPLRVRKARSVEDEEAEARAAIIDEAPIAPPEEFAGDSSKAAFWAETAPRHSGALGVTLPRYMLARSEHEAAFDETVAGA; translated from the exons ATGACTAAGCTCAGCTATCTG TTATTGGTCTGGGCAATATGCGAGTGTGTGCTCAGTGAAGATGACAAAAACTCCTTCGTCGACACTTACGAATTCTCGCCAGTATTTGGATCCG GGCCGCTCTCGCTAGCCTCTAGTCCAGTGTCGTCTCAGATCCTGCAGCTAGACACGAGCCAGTACCCGCAGCACTTCGACACGGTCGTCAGCAGCTCCATCGACTCCATACAGAAGCGCGCCGCGCCCAGGGACCGCTCCTTCTCTCCTGAACGATTCGGGTTCAACCCCATCGCCAGCCAGGCGTTTCTGTCCACCGTAAAGCCCAAGTCTCCGCCACCGCGGCCCCAGCAATATCGCGAGCCCGCGCCGCTGCAGTACATCCGCGTGCCGTTACAGTACGACATCAAAACCGAACACGACCCCGTCTACAAAATCTACAAGACCGAGGAGAATGGCCAGCAAGAGATCCTGTCCAGTCTGAAGCAGAACCCGGCCGTGTCGTCCTACTTCAAGCCGGGAGCGATCAACGCGGAGGTCTCCCACCCCGCGACCTACCGGCGCGACGCGGACGACAACTCAGAGAGCGTCGAGAACTACAGGCCCAATGCTTACGTTGCAGGAGCGGGGCGCATCCGCCGCTACTCGGACGGCAGAAAGAGACAGCACCGGCGCGAGAGCAGCGATGAAGAAGACTCGGCGGAGGATACCGACCATTATAGGGCAGAGTACGTCGCCAAGCCCAAGGCCTTCGACAGCGAGCTCTACAGCGGGGACTACAAGGAAGACAAAGAGAAGGAAGATGATAACCCCTACGACTACGACTCGGGCTACGACCACAAGGAGTACGAGCGGATCAAGGACCTGTCGGAGAAGCAGGCGGCAGAGATCAAGCAGAACAAGGGCAACTGCGTAGACGTGGTGAAGGACGGCATGCGTTGCACCACGTGCAAAGATAAAAAGACTGGCGGCAACTTCGAGTCCTGCTCGTACGTCGCCGAGCCCAAGAATAACAAGTATGCGTACTCGAAGGAGCGGAAATTCGACAGCAACGATGAGCCTGAGGGCGAGCCCGCGGCGGAGGAGGAGCCGCGCGGGGAGGGGCGCCGGGACAGCACCGCGCCGCAGAAGTTCGCCAAGCTGTCCTCAGCCCCTGAACAAGACTCTCCTGACTCCACAGAGAAATACCAACGGTACTACTCCGACTCCCCGCAACAAGACAGCGAGCGCGCGCAGGCCCGCGACGACGACGCATCGGAAGAAAAAACCTCCGACGAAAGCCTAACAAAACCTTACAACTACAAGCAAGCGCTCCCCGGCTTCTACTCCGACAACGAGCCCAAAAAAGACGTCGAACACGTTCTCGCAGAATTCAAGAAGAAGGACCGATCGTCCTGCAAGAAAGTGCAGAAGAACGGCATGACGTGCTTCCAGTGCATCGACAAGTCGGGGCAGAAGAACGAGGAGTGCATGTACGTGTCGGAGTCCGCGCCACAGAGGAGCCATCTCGCCTACCAGGAGCTCAAGGAGTTCACCTCCCGACCCGCCACGCTCAGCGGAAACGACGAGGCTGAGAGCAGGATTGTCACGACTAATGCACCGCTGCCGTTGAAATCGGCGGCGTATGTGGCGGCGAATGACAGTTATGGACGGAAGTTGAAGAGGAAGAAGGCAGTGGCGGTGACGGCCGCGCCGGCGCCCGCGTCGCCGCTGCGTGTGAGGAAGGCTCGCAGTGTGGAGGATGAAGAAGCGGAGGCGCGCGCGGCTATTATAGATGAGGCGCCCATCGCGCCGCCCGAGGAGTTCGCGGGGGACTCGTCGAAGGCCGCGTTCTGGGCGGAGACGGCGCCGCGTCATAGTGGTGCGCTGGGGGTCACCCTGCCGCGGTACATGCTCGCGCGCTCCGAGCATGAAGCCGCGTTTGATGAGACCGTCGCCGGCGCATAG
- the LOC105391274 gene encoding uncharacterized protein LOC105391274: MPRISSPDPAEYNEESYVDVRSLPLKPPQPQVTPDKAVRRPWHPVMWDDSILGITPPPKNDDDDEFKVTPSREYPHKQRIRNLRRLIANGKIKPTSETLIFFLCNKFAVSDDRGDKGPVDQDE; the protein is encoded by the exons atg CCGCGCATCAGCAGCCCGGACCCGGCGGAGTACAACGAGGAGAGCTACGTCGATGTCCGCTCGTTGCCGCTCAAGCCGCCGCAGCCGCAGGTCACGCCCGACAAGGCGGTGCGCCGGCCCTGGCATCCAGTGATGTGGGATGACTCGATACTGGGCATCACGCCGCCGCCCAAgaacgatgatgatgatgag TTCAAAGTGACCCCGTCTCGCGAGTACCCGCACAAGCAGCGCATCCGCAACCTACGGCGCCTCATCGCCAACGGCAAGATCAAGCCCACCTCCGAGACGCTCATTTTCTTCCTCTGCAACAAGTTCGCCGTGTCCGATGACAGGGGCGACAAGGGGCCGGTTGACCAGGACGAGTAG